A genomic stretch from Bacteroidota bacterium includes:
- a CDS encoding PadR family transcriptional regulator, with protein MYSNELIRGTLKTIVLKLLSEQERMYGYEITQRVKELTHEKIIITEGALYPLLHQLEAEGIVITETVNIGKRVRKYYSLTRPGQSLVREKINEFGDFVRTMSALLDLKPDLY; from the coding sequence ATGTATTCAAATGAACTGATACGGGGCACGCTGAAAACCATAGTACTTAAACTTCTTTCGGAGCAGGAAAGAATGTATGGGTATGAAATTACGCAGCGTGTAAAAGAGCTCACACACGAAAAGATCATTATTACAGAGGGCGCACTCTATCCGTTGCTTCATCAGCTGGAAGCAGAGGGAATAGTGATTACCGAAACAGTGAATATTGGGAAACGTGTACGAAAGTATTACTCGCTTACCCGTCCGGGTCAAAGCCTGGTGCGGGAAAAAATAAACGAGTTTGGCGATTTTGTCCGAACCATGTCGGCTCTTCTCGATCTGAAACCTGATCTGTACTGA